The Papaver somniferum cultivar HN1 chromosome 3, ASM357369v1, whole genome shotgun sequence genome includes a region encoding these proteins:
- the LOC113360458 gene encoding uncharacterized protein LOC113360458, protein MTTNFSKCSFCKSSVEYLGHIITGNGVMDDPEKISAMVDWPIPTDLKALRGFLGLTGYYRKFVQNYGLISRPLTDLLKKDAFSWSPATTTTFLQLKKAMTTTHVLALPDSTKQFIL, encoded by the coding sequence ATGACAACAAACTTCTCAAAATGCTCCTTTTGCAAATCTAGTGTTGAATATTTGGGACACATTATTACAGGCAATGGGGTTATGGATGATCCTGAGAAGATATCTGCAATGGTGGATTGGCCCATTCCTACTGACTTGAAAGCCTTGAGAGGATTTTTGGGCCTTACAGGGTACTATAGAAAATTTGTGCAGAATTATGGCCTCATTAGCAGACCACTTACTGATCTTTTGAAGAAGGATGCTTTCAGTTGGTCTCCTGCAACAACCACAACTTTTCTTCAACTCAAGAAGGCAATGACAACTACTCATGTTTTAGCCCTGCCTGATTCTACTAAGCAGTTCATCCTTTAA